From Acomys russatus chromosome 25, mAcoRus1.1, whole genome shotgun sequence, a single genomic window includes:
- the Hapstr1 gene encoding HUWE1-associated protein modifying stress responses: protein MEERKEEGEAEIQEHGPEHWFSKWERQCLAEAEQDEQLSPELQEEAAAAAQPEHKQQKLWHLFQNSATAVAQLYKDRVCQQPGLSLWVPFQNAATAVTNLYKESVDTHQRSFDIGIQIGYQRRNKDVLAWVKKRRRTIRREDLISFLCGKVPPPRNSRAPPRLTVVSPNRATSTETSSSVETDLQPFREAIALHGLSGAMASISVRSSTPGSPTHVSSGPNASRRRNGLHDVDLNTFITEEMALHLDNGGTRKRTSAQCGDVITDSPTHKRNRML, encoded by the exons ATGGAGGAGCGGAAGGAGGAGGGCGAGGCGGAGATCCAGGAGCACGGGCCGGAGCACTGGTTCTCCAAGTGGGAGCGGCAGTGCCTGGCCGAGGCGGAGCAGGACGAGCAGCTGTCCCCCGAGCTGCAGGAGGAGGCGGCGGCCGCCGCGCAGCCCGAGCACAAGCAGCAGAAGCTGTGGCATCTCTTCCAGAACTCGGCCACTGCCGTGGCTCAGCTCTACAAAG ACCGAGTATGTCAGCAACCAGGACTATCTCTCTGGGTCCCCTTCCAAAACGCAGCCACCGCTGTCACCAACCTCTACAAAG AAAGTGTGGATACCCATCAGCGGAGTTTTGATATTGGAATTCAGATTGGCTATCAGCGGCGTAATAAAGATGTGCTGGCCTGGGTTAAAAAGCGCAGAAGAACTATTCGTAGAGAAGATTTGATCAGCTTCCTGTGTGGAAAGGTTCCTCCGCCACGAAACTCTAGAGCTCCCCCAAGACTGACTGTAGTGTCCCCTAACCGAGCTACTTCAACGGAAACTAGCTCATCTGTAGAGACTGATTTGCAACCCTTCCGGGAAGCCATAGCTCTACATG gTCTTAGTGGTGCAATGGCTAGTATAAGCGTGCGCTCGAGCACCCCAGGCTCTCCTACACATGTAAGCAGTGGACCGAATGCTAGTCGAAGGAGAAATGGACTCCATGATGTCGATTTGAACACTTTCATAACAGAAGAAATGGCACTCCACTTGGACAATGGTGGAACTAGAAAGCGTACCTCAGCCCAATGTGGCGATGTCATTACAGACTCACCAACCCATAAACGCAACAGAATGCTCTAA